From Anaerolineales bacterium, a single genomic window includes:
- a CDS encoding dihydropyrimidine dehydrogenase (NADH-dependent; catalyzes the conversion of pyrimidines to 5,6-dihydro compounds in pyrimidine degradation), whose translation MAACRRACPAGSDIPQALFLIEKGKFIEAAGIFRKTNFLPEICGRVCPQERLCEGACVLKKIGDPVLIGVLESFACEYERREKGVEIQPGDLTGRKVAIVGAGPSGLACADVLIRMGHWVTIYDTRSYPGGALTYGFPNFKLPHALISDIWNGLKQAGVTFVGNTLVGKKKKTVNDLFEEGYEAVFLGVGSGIDAPLEISGEDLPSVYKATEFLIRANADKTHLPPRMRVNPEVGKRVVVIGGGDPATDCARTALRLGAKEVTCLYRYTEHEIPGRARDRILAIEEGVKFEYLCQPVRLIPGPDGDLAWIDCVKIMVGEPDEEGQRYPEIIEGSNFIIDADTAIVAMGYYPDPIVTATTPGLKTQKWGMIVADRETGATSRFGVFTGGDVVTGPDMVVTAVVAGRKAGYTIDAYLG comes from the coding sequence ATGGCAGCCTGCCGCCGTGCCTGCCCGGCCGGGAGTGATATTCCTCAAGCGCTCTTTTTAATTGAAAAGGGTAAATTCATCGAAGCGGCGGGCATTTTCAGGAAGACCAACTTCCTGCCCGAGATCTGTGGAAGGGTTTGCCCCCAGGAAAGATTGTGCGAGGGGGCATGCGTGCTTAAGAAAATCGGTGACCCCGTTCTTATTGGCGTGCTCGAATCTTTCGCGTGTGAGTATGAGCGCCGGGAAAAGGGTGTTGAAATCCAACCCGGCGATCTGACCGGCCGGAAAGTGGCGATCGTGGGTGCCGGTCCGTCGGGGCTGGCGTGTGCGGATGTGTTGATTCGCATGGGCCACTGGGTGACGATCTATGACACCCGCTCATACCCTGGGGGAGCCTTGACCTACGGGTTCCCGAATTTCAAACTCCCCCATGCACTGATTTCAGATATTTGGAACGGATTAAAACAGGCCGGCGTGACCTTCGTGGGCAACACCCTGGTCGGTAAGAAGAAGAAGACGGTCAACGACCTGTTTGAGGAAGGGTACGAAGCCGTCTTTTTGGGCGTGGGAAGCGGAATCGATGCTCCGCTGGAAATTTCTGGAGAGGATCTGCCGAGCGTTTACAAGGCCACAGAGTTTTTGATCCGGGCTAACGCCGATAAAACGCATCTGCCTCCCAGGATGCGGGTTAATCCCGAAGTGGGAAAGAGGGTAGTGGTGATTGGGGGCGGAGACCCGGCGACTGACTGTGCACGAACTGCCCTGAGGCTGGGTGCAAAGGAAGTCACATGTTTGTACCGTTATACTGAGCATGAGATACCAGGCAGAGCCCGGGACAGGATACTGGCGATCGAAGAGGGTGTAAAATTCGAATACCTTTGCCAACCAGTGAGATTGATCCCTGGCCCAGATGGAGACCTGGCATGGATCGACTGTGTGAAGATCATGGTCGGCGAGCCGGATGAGGAAGGCCAGCGCTACCCCGAGATCATAGAAGGCTCAAATTTTATTATCGATGCAGATACTGCCATTGTAGCTATGGGATACTACCCCGACCCGATCGTGACTGCTACGACACCAGGCTTGAAAACACAGAAGTGGGGCATGATCGTGGCGGATCGCGAGACCGGGGCGACCAGCCGGTTCGGGGTGTTTACGGGTGGAGATGTGGTCACCGGACCTGATATGGTGGTAACCGCCGTCGTAGCGGGGCGTAAGGCCGGGTATACGATCGATGCATACCTCGGTTGA
- a CDS encoding dihydropyrimidine dehydrogenase (NADH-dependent; catalyzes the conversion of pyrimidines to 5,6-dihydro compounds in pyrimidine degradation): MKIRFSCRRCRMEKISSDSLAIDRKARARLPSLDISHRTVSQRVCDFDDICIPMTPEEAMFEASRCVHCPDPAPCVEACPTHNDIPSAMWLIEQGEFLEAAKLYRHTSSLPEICGRVCPQEQLCQGSCSHIKSHASVLTGPLEAYVTCYERRTVGVKVPVGAPTGKKVAIVGAGPAGLACTEQLLQKGHDVTVIEAKPAPGGLLVYGIPPFKIPKEIVFCRVGDMEAAGAKFSYDTYVGKDITIDQLFENGFDAVFVGVGSNVDAPMEVPGEDLPGVYKATEFLARSNVDMDLLPEDWRSRPEIGKKVVVIGGGDTASDCLRTALRMGAEEVTCLYRRTIKEMPGGVKDRELALEEGAHYQFLTQPVKFIADEQGHLAKIECIRMELGEPDAKGRRKPVPIEGSNFIVEADTAVLALGYWPNPIIGDTTPELKTQKYGLIVADHETGATTRPGVFAGGDDVTGPDLVVTAMVAGRKAAAAIDHYLQSK; the protein is encoded by the coding sequence ATGAAAATACGTTTCTCGTGCAGGAGGTGCAGGATGGAAAAAATCTCAAGTGATTCATTAGCGATCGATCGCAAGGCGCGTGCCCGGCTACCTAGCCTGGATATCAGCCATCGCACCGTCTCGCAGAGGGTGTGTGATTTTGATGATATCTGCATCCCGATGACACCTGAAGAGGCCATGTTTGAGGCGTCGCGCTGCGTGCATTGCCCCGATCCAGCCCCCTGCGTGGAAGCTTGCCCTACCCATAATGACATCCCGTCAGCGATGTGGCTGATTGAGCAAGGTGAATTCCTGGAAGCCGCTAAATTATACCGCCATACCAGCAGCCTGCCTGAAATCTGTGGGCGTGTGTGTCCACAGGAGCAGCTTTGCCAGGGCTCGTGTTCACATATCAAGAGCCATGCATCCGTATTGACGGGGCCGTTGGAGGCTTATGTAACCTGCTATGAGAGGCGAACAGTGGGAGTGAAGGTGCCGGTGGGGGCTCCGACGGGTAAGAAAGTGGCGATTGTAGGCGCAGGCCCGGCTGGCTTAGCCTGCACAGAACAATTGCTGCAAAAAGGTCACGATGTAACCGTGATCGAAGCCAAGCCTGCCCCGGGAGGATTATTGGTGTATGGTATCCCACCATTCAAGATCCCAAAAGAAATCGTTTTCTGTCGGGTGGGAGACATGGAAGCAGCCGGGGCAAAGTTCTCGTATGACACTTACGTTGGCAAGGACATTACCATCGACCAACTGTTTGAGAACGGATTTGACGCGGTATTTGTTGGAGTCGGTTCCAATGTGGATGCCCCGATGGAAGTACCCGGTGAAGACCTGCCCGGTGTTTACAAGGCCACAGAATTTTTGGCACGCAGCAATGTGGATATGGATCTGCTCCCTGAAGATTGGCGCTCACGACCGGAGATCGGCAAGAAGGTAGTGGTGATCGGTGGTGGTGATACCGCTTCAGACTGTCTGCGGACAGCGCTGCGCATGGGGGCAGAGGAAGTAACCTGCCTGTACCGGCGTACAATTAAGGAAATGCCGGGCGGCGTGAAGGACCGTGAGCTGGCTCTAGAAGAAGGCGCGCATTACCAATTCCTGACACAGCCAGTAAAATTCATTGCAGATGAGCAAGGCCACCTGGCCAAAATTGAATGCATCCGCATGGAGCTGGGTGAGCCTGATGCAAAGGGACGGCGCAAGCCTGTCCCGATTGAGGGATCAAACTTCATCGTTGAAGCTGATACGGCAGTGTTGGCGCTGGGGTACTGGCCTAACCCGATAATTGGTGACACCACCCCTGAGCTTAAAACCCAGAAATACGGCTTGATTGTTGCTGACCACGAGACCGGTGCAACCACACGGCCGGGCGTATTTGCAGGTGGTGACGACGTTACCGGTCCGGACCTGGTCGTGACGGCCATGGTCGCTGGACGCAAGGCGGCCGCAGCGATCGATCACTATCTACAGAGTAAGTGA
- a CDS encoding macrolide ABC transporter ATP-binding protein has translation MPPANGWVIHADNLTKIYKMGQVDVHALNGLSLNISRGEIVAIMGPSGSGKSTLMNIIGCLDRPTSGEYILDGENVSRLTDDQLATIRNRKVGFVFQSFNLLNRATALANVELPLRYSSQDKGRRERALHALESVGLSDRIGHRPNELSGGQQQRVAIARALVNDPAIILADEPTGNLDTKSGLEIMELLLSLNREQGTTLIIVTHAADIASQTQRIIRIRDGVVEAAQ, from the coding sequence ATGCCCCCTGCCAACGGGTGGGTCATTCATGCTGACAACCTGACCAAGATCTATAAAATGGGCCAGGTGGATGTCCATGCCCTCAATGGGCTGTCTTTAAATATCTCCCGCGGTGAGATTGTCGCCATCATGGGCCCTTCCGGTTCTGGTAAATCGACCCTGATGAACATCATCGGTTGCCTAGATCGGCCCACCTCTGGGGAATATATCCTGGATGGTGAGAACGTCTCGCGTCTCACCGATGACCAGCTAGCCACGATCCGTAACCGTAAAGTAGGTTTCGTCTTCCAGAGTTTTAATTTGCTGAACCGCGCCACTGCCCTGGCCAATGTTGAGCTTCCATTACGTTATTCAAGTCAGGATAAAGGCCGACGTGAAAGGGCACTCCATGCCCTCGAATCCGTCGGGCTGTCTGATCGTATCGGTCACCGCCCAAACGAGCTATCTGGCGGGCAACAACAGCGCGTGGCTATCGCCCGTGCCCTGGTCAATGACCCTGCCATTATTCTCGCCGATGAACCGACCGGTAATCTTGATACCAAATCAGGCCTTGAAATTATGGAACTCCTGTTGAGCCTTAACCGCGAGCAGGGCACTACCCTGATCATCGTCACCCATGCTGCAGATATCGCTTCCCAAACACAGCGCATCATCCGCATACGCGATGGTGTGGTGGAGGCAGCTCAATGA
- a CDS encoding ABC transporter permease: MNIGQAVLEAFESLAANKLRAGLTILGIVIGVGAVIAMVSVGRGAQATITESINGIGTNLIFVFRGGSEDVRNPKHITLQDAQAIADPFQAPSVSAVAPVIQDSGKVTFGRESTTTSITGVTPEYQSVRKYGLTEGEFINQEQLLGQASVVLLGSEVADKLFGRQEGLIGETVRIEGQPYRVIGVLESKGGSGFSNADNQIMVPFSTAQARLIRHAVTDQVDLLLVEAVSPKAVPAASEEVAQILRTRHRTAIGADDFTILTQQDFLSTASTITNVLTIFLGGVAAISLLVGGIGIMNIMLVSVTERTREIGLRKAVGAHKSDILIQFLAESSVLSLIGGVIGIILGYAIAIVVSQIAKASNANIAPTISLDIILIATLFSTAVGLFFGLYPANRAANLEPVEALRYE; encoded by the coding sequence ATGAACATCGGGCAGGCCGTCCTCGAAGCATTTGAAAGTCTGGCAGCCAATAAGTTGCGCGCTGGGTTGACCATTCTAGGTATTGTCATCGGTGTGGGAGCTGTTATCGCCATGGTTTCGGTTGGCCGTGGTGCCCAGGCTACTATCACCGAATCGATCAACGGCATTGGCACCAACCTGATTTTCGTTTTCCGCGGTGGCTCGGAGGATGTACGCAATCCCAAGCACATCACGCTGCAGGATGCACAGGCCATCGCCGATCCTTTTCAAGCTCCTTCTGTCAGTGCAGTCGCTCCAGTCATCCAGGATTCTGGTAAAGTAACCTTCGGGCGGGAGAGCACAACTACCAGCATCACTGGCGTTACGCCGGAATACCAGAGTGTGCGTAAGTACGGCTTGACCGAAGGTGAATTCATCAACCAGGAACAGCTGCTCGGCCAGGCTTCTGTGGTGTTGTTAGGCTCCGAGGTGGCTGATAAGCTCTTCGGTCGCCAGGAAGGCCTGATCGGCGAGACCGTGCGTATTGAAGGGCAACCCTATCGTGTCATTGGCGTCCTGGAGTCTAAGGGTGGCTCTGGCTTCTCCAATGCCGATAACCAGATCATGGTACCTTTTTCCACTGCCCAGGCCCGCCTCATCCGTCATGCTGTCACCGACCAGGTGGATCTGCTTCTTGTAGAAGCAGTCAGCCCCAAAGCCGTGCCCGCTGCCAGTGAAGAAGTCGCCCAGATCTTGCGCACACGCCACCGCACCGCCATCGGTGCCGACGACTTCACCATCCTGACCCAGCAAGATTTCTTGTCAACAGCCAGCACCATCACCAATGTGCTGACCATCTTCCTGGGTGGCGTTGCAGCCATTTCGCTGCTTGTGGGTGGCATCGGCATCATGAATATCATGCTGGTCTCGGTCACCGAGCGTACCCGTGAGATTGGTTTACGGAAAGCGGTTGGTGCTCACAAAAGTGATATCCTGATCCAGTTCCTGGCCGAGTCTTCCGTGCTCAGCCTCATCGGTGGTGTCATCGGCATCATCCTCGGTTATGCCATCGCGATTGTCGTATCACAGATTGCCAAGGCGAGTAATGCCAACATCGCCCCCACGATCAGCCTCGATATCATCTTGATCGCCACCTTGTTTTCCACAGCTGTGGGACTGTTCTTCGGTCTATATCCGGCCAACCGCGCTGCCAACCTCGAGCCGGTTGAAGCACTACGCTACGAATAA
- a CDS encoding putative C-S lyase, with protein sequence MRYDFDHLPDRRLTDSVKWNQFEPDVLPLWVADMDYPVADPIRRALRERVDEAIYGYPDVFSNHKPIAELREVIVERMLRLYDWKVATEEVVILPGVIVGLNLACQSLAVSRGSVLVQTPVYPPFLGTAQNANMKRHEAVLEQGRDGYYEINWETFERAITERTRLFILCNPHNPVGRVFRKDELERMAEICLRKEVVICSDEIHCDLVFKRHRHIPIATLGREVAQNTITLMAPTKTFNIAGLQCSFAIIQNQELRRKFVESMRGLVMWVNLMGLRATLAAYRDGQEWLDQALNYLESNRDYLTQYVREQLPSLHMMQPEGTYLGWLDCRKAGIQGNPCEFFIKEARVGLNDGATFGTGGKGFVRLNFACSWVTLTHALERMKTALDKLGD encoded by the coding sequence ATGCGATACGATTTCGATCACCTACCAGACCGGCGGTTAACGGACAGCGTCAAGTGGAACCAATTTGAGCCAGATGTGCTTCCGTTATGGGTGGCAGACATGGATTACCCGGTGGCCGATCCGATCAGGCGGGCACTGAGGGAACGTGTTGACGAGGCGATTTATGGCTACCCGGATGTTTTTTCCAACCACAAACCCATCGCCGAGCTGCGAGAGGTGATCGTTGAACGCATGTTAAGGTTGTATGACTGGAAGGTGGCAACCGAGGAGGTGGTCATCTTGCCAGGGGTGATCGTAGGGTTGAACCTTGCCTGCCAGAGCCTTGCCGTTTCACGCGGCAGTGTATTGGTGCAGACACCGGTCTACCCTCCATTCCTGGGCACCGCCCAAAATGCGAACATGAAACGACACGAAGCTGTTTTAGAACAGGGTCGCGATGGGTATTATGAAATCAACTGGGAGACCTTTGAAAGGGCGATCACGGAGCGTACCAGGTTATTCATCTTGTGCAACCCGCATAACCCTGTAGGGCGTGTTTTTCGCAAAGATGAGCTGGAGCGCATGGCAGAAATCTGCCTGCGTAAAGAGGTGGTGATCTGCTCCGATGAGATTCACTGTGACCTGGTGTTTAAACGGCACAGACATATCCCCATTGCAACATTGGGTAGGGAAGTCGCTCAGAACACGATCACCTTGATGGCACCGACCAAGACATTTAATATTGCCGGATTGCAGTGTTCCTTTGCCATCATCCAAAATCAGGAGCTGCGCAGGAAATTCGTTGAAAGCATGCGGGGGCTGGTCATGTGGGTAAACTTGATGGGCCTGCGGGCGACTCTGGCTGCATACCGGGATGGCCAGGAATGGCTGGATCAGGCATTAAATTATTTGGAAAGCAACCGCGATTATTTGACGCAATATGTGCGAGAGCAGCTGCCCAGCCTACATATGATGCAACCAGAAGGTACGTACCTGGGATGGCTGGATTGCCGGAAAGCTGGTATCCAGGGGAATCCATGCGAATTTTTCATAAAGGAAGCCCGCGTGGGATTGAATGACGGAGCAACCTTTGGGACGGGTGGGAAGGGGTTTGTTCGCCTTAACTTCGCCTGCTCTTGGGTGACGCTGACTCATGCCCTGGAACGGATGAAGACTGCGCTTGATAAGCTGGGAGATTGA